Proteins co-encoded in one Coriobacterium glomerans PW2 genomic window:
- a CDS encoding sensor histidine kinase — MKINESVLKRSEHAPVNPATGLPNRPGESGREAPGASASQGRGAREAEEARRDPDDGSTSPRSAGTQPDDVERTDGLYRADEALAMFRRVVNSRIIATFLMFMLLLVLVGFRDFMLFFVLLFGGYVLLDRFLTVRRCLVLGGCAWLAVILLGDIFAVNTAGRIISIDYLFTFCGFLLALAVCGAFFIGRSMYYYGFERGQTDADFAIARHMIDRLVNHPDEWRDLDGDYLETESAISRVRERERLAAQALKDEASRKDDLVTYLAHDLKTPLASVVGYLSLLQEASDLPGEQRARFTGIALEKAHRLDTLIEEFFDITRFDFHDIVLTRGYVDLDLMLSQVVEEFYPALSEQDKSARIDVPCGLTVLIDGDKMARVFNNVMKNAIAYSYEGSTISVTAERREGGGVRVRIENSGDPIPAPKLKVIFEKFYRLDAARATNRGGAGLGLAIAKEIVTAHGGSIACASTPEHTVFTIDLPA; from the coding sequence TTGAAGATTAACGAATCGGTGCTGAAGCGATCGGAGCACGCCCCGGTGAATCCGGCGACCGGGTTACCGAACAGGCCCGGCGAGTCCGGTCGCGAAGCGCCGGGCGCATCCGCATCTCAGGGGAGGGGGGCACGGGAAGCCGAGGAGGCCAGACGAGATCCGGATGATGGTTCAACAAGCCCTCGTTCAGCCGGAACGCAGCCCGATGATGTCGAGCGAACCGATGGTCTCTACCGTGCGGACGAGGCGCTCGCGATGTTTCGCAGGGTCGTGAACAGCCGTATCATAGCGACGTTTCTCATGTTCATGCTGCTGCTCGTGCTCGTGGGTTTTCGAGATTTCATGCTCTTCTTCGTTCTCCTGTTCGGTGGCTACGTTCTTCTCGATCGCTTCCTCACCGTGAGGCGCTGCCTCGTCTTGGGTGGCTGCGCCTGGCTCGCCGTGATCTTGTTAGGCGATATATTTGCGGTCAACACCGCCGGCCGCATCATAAGCATCGACTACCTCTTCACATTTTGCGGCTTTCTGCTGGCGCTCGCCGTCTGCGGGGCGTTTTTCATCGGACGCTCCATGTACTACTACGGGTTCGAGCGCGGTCAGACCGACGCCGATTTCGCAATCGCGCGGCATATGATCGATCGGCTCGTGAATCACCCCGATGAATGGCGCGATCTGGACGGAGACTATCTTGAGACCGAGTCCGCGATCAGCCGCGTCCGCGAACGCGAGAGGCTCGCGGCCCAAGCGCTCAAGGACGAGGCATCTCGCAAGGACGATCTCGTGACCTACCTGGCGCACGATCTCAAGACACCGCTCGCCTCGGTCGTCGGCTACCTCTCGCTGTTGCAGGAGGCATCCGATCTGCCGGGTGAGCAGCGCGCGCGCTTCACCGGCATCGCCCTTGAGAAGGCGCATCGGCTGGATACCCTCATCGAGGAGTTCTTCGACATCACGCGCTTCGACTTCCATGACATCGTGCTCACAAGGGGATATGTCGATCTCGATCTCATGCTTTCGCAGGTCGTCGAGGAGTTCTATCCTGCACTATCCGAGCAGGACAAGAGCGCCAGGATCGACGTTCCCTGCGGACTCACCGTGCTCATCGACGGCGACAAGATGGCACGGGTTTTCAACAACGTCATGAAGAACGCGATCGCCTACAGCTACGAGGGCTCGACCATCAGCGTCACAGCTGAGCGCAGGGAGGGCGGCGGCGTGCGCGTTCGCATCGAGAACAGCGGAGATCCGATCCCCGCACCCAAGCTGAAGGTCATCTTCGAGAAATTCTACCGCCTGGACGCAGCTCGCGCGACCAACCGGGGCGGAGCCGGCCTGGGCCTCGCCATCGCCAAAGAGATCGTCACCGCCCATGGTGGCTCCATCGCCTGCGCGTCGACGCCCGAGCACACCGTCTTCACGATCGATCTGCCGGCGTAG
- a CDS encoding ABC transporter ATP-binding protein, translating to MIERQKSHVRRNAGAKLDGAAAGSSETSRITQEDEQLMQSQSARDAGIEMPRHTGLVIRRMWRASIGEHWRFGVVLVSICLYTVMSIAGPAYSAYMIDLLWREIQQAFLEGRSFTIGWSTGLREVMVYLCIWTLAWAFYSIQSFTMASFAERLNLKLRHGLAEKLNRLPLGFFDERKPGEIISRATNDLDKVSEVLQRGLLTLLTAVGSVSGALIMMVRYNVLLAGIFVAFAVAAMILTRFISRRTRVLAARQQEAIGTLSSSVEEAYSGRTVLKAFNCEQDSSERIHAATRRVAAIVRKTDFMTNVAAPMVRFLSRIAQVVLAVLGVGMLVRAELTIGTLQAFFYYVNIVSEPLTQFSVTVNTLQSALASVERVFEILDEEEIVPDPALPVSPPSPVTGRIAFEHVRFGYDSSRPLMHDVSFVAEPGQKVAIVGATGAGKTTLINLLMRFYEIDGGRITLDGIDTKSMSREALRLNFGMVLQDAWLREGTIAENIAYGRPDATRDEIVQAAKTAHVDFLVRTMPHGYDTRIDNDAETISQGQRQLITIARVLLANPAILILDEATSSVDTKTEKAIVRAMEQLTCGRTSFVIAHRLSTIVDSDLILVMENGTIVEQGTHDALLRAGGPYADLYMSQFA from the coding sequence ATGATTGAACGACAGAAATCGCATGTCAGGAGAAACGCCGGCGCGAAGCTCGACGGGGCTGCCGCCGGCTCATCTGAGACGTCTCGCATCACGCAGGAAGATGAGCAGCTGATGCAATCTCAAAGCGCGAGGGACGCCGGTATCGAGATGCCCAGACACACCGGACTCGTCATACGCCGCATGTGGCGCGCATCCATCGGGGAGCACTGGCGCTTCGGCGTCGTACTCGTCTCGATCTGCCTGTATACGGTCATGTCGATCGCGGGTCCTGCCTACAGCGCCTATATGATCGATCTTCTTTGGCGCGAAATCCAGCAGGCGTTTCTCGAGGGCCGCTCGTTCACGATCGGCTGGAGCACCGGTTTGCGCGAAGTGATGGTCTATCTGTGCATCTGGACGCTCGCCTGGGCCTTTTACTCCATTCAGAGCTTCACGATGGCAAGCTTCGCGGAGCGGCTCAATCTGAAACTTCGCCACGGTCTCGCCGAGAAATTGAACCGTCTGCCGCTCGGCTTCTTCGATGAACGCAAACCCGGCGAGATCATCAGCCGGGCGACGAACGACCTCGACAAGGTCTCCGAGGTGCTTCAGCGCGGTCTGCTCACCTTGCTCACGGCTGTGGGGTCGGTCAGCGGTGCCCTCATCATGATGGTTCGCTACAATGTCTTGCTGGCCGGCATCTTTGTCGCATTCGCCGTCGCGGCGATGATTCTCACGAGATTCATCTCGAGGCGCACGCGCGTTCTCGCCGCTCGGCAGCAGGAGGCGATAGGCACTCTGAGCAGCAGCGTCGAAGAGGCGTACTCCGGTCGCACGGTTCTCAAGGCATTCAACTGCGAACAGGACAGCTCGGAGCGCATCCATGCCGCGACGCGACGCGTCGCCGCGATCGTGCGCAAGACGGACTTCATGACGAATGTCGCCGCGCCGATGGTGCGGTTCCTTTCGAGAATCGCCCAGGTCGTCCTTGCGGTTCTCGGAGTCGGAATGCTCGTCCGAGCGGAGCTCACCATCGGCACGCTTCAAGCGTTCTTCTATTATGTGAACATCGTCTCTGAGCCCCTGACGCAATTCTCCGTCACGGTCAACACGCTCCAGAGCGCGCTCGCCTCGGTCGAGCGCGTCTTCGAGATCCTCGACGAGGAGGAGATCGTGCCCGACCCGGCTCTCCCCGTCTCACCGCCCTCCCCCGTCACCGGGCGCATCGCTTTCGAGCACGTGCGGTTCGGCTACGATTCCTCCCGGCCGCTCATGCACGATGTGAGCTTCGTCGCCGAGCCGGGTCAGAAGGTCGCCATCGTGGGAGCCACCGGCGCGGGCAAGACGACTCTCATCAATCTGCTCATGCGATTCTACGAGATCGACGGCGGACGCATAACCCTGGATGGCATCGATACGAAAAGCATGTCCAGAGAGGCGCTGCGACTGAATTTCGGCATGGTCCTGCAGGACGCGTGGCTTCGCGAGGGAACCATCGCCGAGAACATCGCCTATGGCAGACCGGACGCCACACGCGATGAGATCGTGCAGGCTGCCAAGACCGCGCACGTCGATTTCCTCGTGCGCACCATGCCGCATGGCTATGATACGCGGATTGACAACGACGCCGAGACGATCAGCCAAGGCCAGCGGCAGCTGATCACCATCGCTCGCGTTCTGCTCGCAAATCCCGCGATCCTGATTCTGGATGAGGCCACCTCAAGTGTGGACACCAAGACGGAGAAGGCGATCGTGCGCGCGATGGAGCAGCTCACCTGCGGGCGCACGAGCTTCGTCATAGCACACCGCCTCTCTACGATCGTCGACTCCGATCTCATCCTCGTCATGGAGAACGGAACGATCGTGGAACAGGGCACCCATGATGCGCTGTTGCGCGCCGGCGGTCCCTATGCCGATCTCTACATGAGCCAGTTCGCATGA